One window from the genome of Bradyrhizobium xenonodulans encodes:
- a CDS encoding glycosyltransferase family 4 protein, with product MQSRGKIVVASQHYPPDPSTTAAIMADIACRVAGDHEVVVLSGSSGALPALQTGPGKPRIVAIKNRMAGKAALVRRGLSELLFAARTFFALIRELKAGDVVLTVTAPFMLPYAVAAAARLRGARSALIMHDLFPDVLVMAGILKPGSIVTRTMRAANSLMFRALNAVITIGRDAERPLLSYAGMTRNKIRFIPNWATLAPGARPITPDNPFRKALSARFIVGLSGNLGFTHDPEIVFEAARLLKDEPDIHFLLSGWGIGFERLKQLQAEANLANVSFVARVEDAELEAFLAAANLWIIPYRKDVAGVSVPSRFYNLLAVGRPVALVSEPEAEAALTVVENGLGWVVTPGRADQLADAIRAASVSCDGAMAERTVRAAAKFDRTVAMNAYAGLIDELLRNPVLAEQR from the coding sequence ATGCAGTCTCGAGGCAAGATCGTCGTCGCGAGCCAGCACTACCCGCCGGATCCGAGCACGACCGCGGCGATCATGGCCGACATCGCCTGCCGCGTTGCTGGAGATCATGAGGTTGTGGTGCTGTCGGGCTCATCGGGCGCATTGCCGGCCTTGCAGACAGGTCCCGGCAAGCCGCGAATCGTCGCCATCAAGAACAGAATGGCGGGAAAGGCGGCGCTGGTGCGGCGCGGCTTATCCGAGCTGCTGTTCGCTGCGCGCACGTTCTTTGCACTGATACGGGAGCTCAAGGCAGGCGATGTCGTGCTCACCGTCACCGCGCCGTTCATGCTGCCTTATGCCGTTGCTGCGGCAGCAAGGCTGAGGGGTGCGCGCTCGGCGCTGATCATGCACGACCTCTTCCCCGACGTGCTCGTGATGGCGGGAATCCTGAAGCCAGGTTCCATCGTGACGCGGACGATGCGCGCCGCCAACAGCCTGATGTTCCGCGCGCTCAATGCCGTCATCACCATCGGGCGCGACGCCGAGCGGCCGCTGCTGAGCTATGCCGGGATGACGCGGAACAAGATCCGCTTCATCCCGAACTGGGCGACGCTCGCGCCCGGGGCGCGGCCGATCACGCCGGACAATCCGTTCCGGAAAGCGCTGTCCGCGCGCTTCATCGTCGGCCTGTCGGGCAATCTCGGCTTCACCCATGATCCGGAGATCGTGTTCGAGGCCGCGCGGCTTTTGAAGGACGAGCCGGATATCCACTTCCTGCTGTCCGGCTGGGGCATAGGCTTCGAGCGGCTGAAGCAGTTGCAGGCCGAGGCGAACCTCGCCAATGTCTCGTTCGTGGCGCGGGTCGAGGATGCCGAGCTCGAGGCGTTCCTGGCGGCTGCCAATCTCTGGATCATTCCGTACCGGAAGGACGTTGCGGGGGTGTCGGTGCCGAGCCGTTTCTACAATCTGCTGGCGGTCGGGCGCCCCGTGGCGCTGGTCTCCGAGCCGGAGGCCGAGGCCGCCCTGACGGTGGTGGAGAACGGGCTCGGCTGGGTGGTGACGCCGGGCCGCGCCGATCAGCTCGCCGACGCCATTCGCGCGGCGTCCGTGTCCTGCGACGGCGCGATGGCGGAGCGCACGGTGAGGGCCGCCGCAAAGTTCGACCGGACCGTCGCGATGAACGCCTATGCCGGCCTGATCGACGAATTGTTGCGCAACCCTGTTTTGGCGGAGCAACGATGA
- a CDS encoding MraY family glycosyltransferase, with translation MNPPADAVAAAPSLLALAIAALISALITRTSRPLLQRYALARPNARSSHRTPTPQGAGIAVISATLLVASMWATWANIAIPPALVIATIVIALVGFADDIVSLPVLVRLALQAACVGAVVFTAPETARIVPALPLVLERGLIMLAGVWFVNLVNFMDGLDLMTVAEVVPVAAALLLLGWLGDLSWPAVLIATALCGAMLGFAPFNRPVARVFLGDVGSLPIGLLLGWCLLELAWHGQPAAALLLPGYYLADSTITLFRRIARREQFWSAHRSHFYQRATDNGFSVPRVIGEVFALNLVLALLAIVTVRAGAMATTLVCLLAGAIAIVVVLRRFSRP, from the coding sequence GTGAACCCACCCGCCGATGCCGTTGCCGCCGCGCCCTCGCTGCTTGCCCTCGCGATCGCCGCGCTGATCTCGGCGCTCATCACCAGGACCAGCCGTCCCCTGCTCCAGCGCTACGCGCTGGCGCGACCGAATGCGCGCTCCTCCCATCGCACCCCGACGCCGCAAGGCGCCGGTATCGCGGTGATCTCAGCGACGCTTCTCGTTGCATCGATGTGGGCGACCTGGGCGAACATCGCGATCCCGCCGGCGCTGGTCATTGCGACGATCGTGATCGCGCTGGTCGGATTCGCCGACGATATCGTGTCGCTGCCGGTGCTGGTGCGGCTCGCGCTGCAAGCGGCCTGCGTCGGCGCGGTGGTGTTCACCGCGCCCGAGACGGCGCGCATCGTGCCGGCGCTGCCGCTCGTGCTGGAACGCGGGCTGATCATGCTCGCCGGCGTCTGGTTCGTGAACCTCGTCAACTTCATGGACGGGCTCGACCTGATGACGGTCGCGGAAGTGGTGCCGGTCGCAGCGGCGCTGCTGCTGCTGGGATGGCTCGGCGATCTCTCCTGGCCGGCCGTGCTGATCGCGACGGCGCTGTGCGGCGCCATGCTCGGCTTTGCGCCATTCAACAGGCCGGTCGCAAGAGTCTTCCTGGGGGATGTCGGCAGCCTGCCGATCGGCCTTTTGCTCGGCTGGTGCCTGCTGGAGCTTGCCTGGCACGGACAGCCCGCCGCGGCGCTGCTGCTGCCCGGCTACTATCTTGCGGATTCCACCATCACGCTGTTTCGCCGCATCGCGCGCCGCGAGCAGTTCTGGTCGGCGCATCGCTCGCACTTCTATCAGCGCGCCACCGACAACGGCTTTTCGGTCCCGCGCGTGATCGGCGAGGTGTTCGCTCTCAATCTCGTGCTCGCATTGCTCGCCATCGTCACCGTCCGCGCCGGCGCGATGGCGACCACGCTTGTCTGTCTGCTCGCAGGCGCGATCGCGATCGTAGTCGTGCTGCGCCGCTTCTCCCGCCCTTAG
- the rfaE1 gene encoding D-glycero-beta-D-manno-heptose-7-phosphate kinase: MPTPILDFDALAQAISRRTVLCIGDIMLDEFVYGEVSRISPEAPTPVIVAQRSEIHIGGAGNVARNVASLGARCVFVGLVGEDDAGGRLASALAEQGGIESVLVCDPSRPTTRKVRFVSEHFSTHMLRADWEQAVAASDDIETKLIEAILPQIARADIVLLSDYAKGVLTARVIRHTIDAARKLDKPVIVDPKSLNWAIYRGATLLTPNRKEFAEATRSRADTPQSIVDASEDVMRLADCEAILVTQGEHGMTLVPRNGEAVHVPAFPVKVRDVSGAGDTVAAALAVSLATGADWDTALRMANAAAAVAVSKQGTASVSAAELRQKILPHAYLAAEEKIVLAPGALDAQLAEWKRQGLRVGFTNGCFDILHPGHVKVLTAARAACDRLIVGLNSDASVRRLKGPERPVQDERARAEVLAALEAVDLVVIFEEDTPIDLITRIKPSALVKGGDYTREQVVGHEVVEAAGGTVVLVDILQGFSTTALVHRARGGDN, from the coding sequence ATGCCGACCCCCATTCTCGATTTCGATGCGCTCGCGCAAGCCATCAGCCGCCGCACGGTGCTGTGCATCGGCGACATCATGCTGGACGAGTTCGTCTATGGCGAGGTGTCGCGGATCTCTCCGGAAGCGCCGACGCCTGTCATCGTTGCCCAGCGCAGCGAGATCCATATCGGCGGCGCCGGCAACGTCGCGCGCAATGTCGCCTCGCTCGGCGCGCGCTGTGTCTTCGTCGGGCTCGTCGGCGAGGACGATGCGGGCGGGCGGCTCGCCTCGGCGCTGGCCGAACAGGGTGGAATCGAAAGCGTGCTGGTGTGCGATCCGTCGCGGCCGACCACGCGCAAAGTCCGCTTCGTCTCCGAGCATTTTTCGACGCATATGCTGCGCGCGGATTGGGAGCAGGCGGTCGCGGCCTCCGACGACATCGAGACGAAGCTGATCGAGGCGATCCTACCGCAGATCGCGCGCGCCGACATCGTGCTCCTCTCCGACTACGCCAAGGGCGTGCTGACCGCGCGTGTGATTCGTCACACCATCGATGCCGCGCGAAAGCTCGATAAGCCGGTGATCGTCGATCCCAAGAGCCTCAATTGGGCGATCTATCGCGGCGCGACGCTGCTGACGCCCAACCGCAAGGAATTTGCGGAAGCTACCCGCAGCCGCGCCGACACGCCGCAGAGCATCGTCGATGCCAGCGAGGACGTGATGCGGCTGGCCGATTGCGAGGCGATCCTGGTCACGCAAGGCGAGCATGGCATGACGCTGGTGCCGCGCAATGGCGAGGCCGTTCATGTGCCGGCTTTCCCGGTGAAGGTGCGAGACGTCTCCGGCGCCGGCGACACTGTCGCTGCGGCGCTCGCGGTCTCGCTCGCCACCGGCGCGGACTGGGATACGGCGCTGCGCATGGCCAATGCGGCTGCTGCCGTCGCCGTCAGCAAGCAGGGCACCGCCAGCGTCAGCGCGGCCGAGCTGCGGCAAAAGATCCTGCCGCATGCTTATCTCGCGGCCGAGGAGAAGATCGTGCTCGCGCCCGGCGCGCTCGACGCGCAGCTCGCCGAATGGAAACGGCAGGGCCTGCGGGTCGGCTTCACCAACGGCTGCTTCGACATCCTGCATCCCGGCCACGTCAAGGTGCTCACCGCGGCGCGCGCCGCCTGCGACCGCCTGATCGTCGGCCTCAACAGCGATGCCTCGGTGCGGCGGCTGAAGGGGCCGGAACGTCCCGTGCAGGACGAACGCGCGCGCGCGGAAGTACTCGCGGCGCTGGAGGCCGTCGACCTCGTCGTCATCTTCGAGGAGGACACACCGATCGACCTGATCACCCGGATCAAGCCGAGCGCGCTGGTGAAGGGCGGCGACTACACCCGCGAGCAGGTGGTCGGCCACGAGGTCGTCGAGGCCGCCGGCGGAACCGTTGTGCTGGTCGACATCCTCCAGGGATTCAGCACGACCGCGCTGGTCCATCGCGCGCGGGGAGGGGACAATTGA
- a CDS encoding NAD-dependent epimerase/dehydratase family protein, whose product MSERKPIVLVTGASGFVGRHVAPALAREGWSVRRAVRSPEGMDDEVVIESIGPETDWTAALEGVDAVVHLAARVHHKHEEHAVQLYRNVNIAGTLHLARSAATAGARQFIFVSTVLVHGRSNEGRAPFSENDILTPRGLYGMSKAAAEAGLRTLARDSDMKISVIRPPLVYGAGAKGNFALLTRAVNLGMPLPFGAIRNHRAFLAVQNLSSFILRRLTHPDPASNFEIFLVADTEQVSTPEFIERLAKAAGKNSRLFGMSPDLLSTLLSVMGRQDTHDSLIGSLELNLAKAIATGWQPQVSLDEGLRLALSAQKI is encoded by the coding sequence ATGAGCGAGCGCAAACCGATCGTGCTGGTGACGGGAGCAAGCGGCTTCGTCGGCCGTCACGTCGCGCCCGCGCTGGCGCGCGAGGGATGGTCGGTGCGCCGTGCGGTGCGCAGCCCGGAAGGGATGGACGACGAGGTCGTGATCGAATCGATCGGCCCCGAGACCGACTGGACGGCCGCGCTCGAAGGTGTGGACGCCGTGGTCCATCTCGCCGCGCGCGTGCATCACAAGCACGAGGAACACGCGGTCCAGCTCTACCGCAACGTCAACATCGCCGGCACGCTGCACCTGGCGCGCTCGGCGGCGACGGCGGGCGCGCGCCAGTTCATCTTCGTCAGCACCGTTCTCGTGCACGGCCGCAGCAATGAAGGCCGCGCGCCGTTCAGCGAGAACGACATCCTCACGCCGCGCGGCCTCTACGGCATGTCCAAGGCCGCTGCTGAAGCGGGCTTGCGGACGCTGGCGCGCGACAGCGACATGAAAATCTCGGTGATCCGCCCGCCGCTGGTCTACGGCGCGGGCGCCAAGGGCAATTTCGCGCTGCTGACGCGCGCGGTGAATCTGGGGATGCCGCTGCCTTTCGGTGCGATCCGCAATCACCGCGCGTTCCTGGCCGTGCAGAATTTGTCATCGTTCATCCTGCGCCGGCTCACCCATCCCGATCCCGCGAGCAATTTCGAGATTTTCCTGGTCGCCGACACCGAGCAGGTCTCGACGCCCGAATTCATCGAGCGGCTGGCGAAGGCGGCCGGCAAGAACTCGCGGCTGTTCGGGATGTCGCCGGACCTGCTCTCGACGCTGCTCAGCGTGATGGGCCGGCAGGATACGCATGACAGCCTGATCGGCTCGCTCGAGCTCAACCTCGCCAAGGCGATCGCGACCGGCTGGCAGCCACAGGTCTCCCTGGACGAGGGACTGCGGCTCGCGCTGTCGGCTCAGAAGATCTAA
- a CDS encoding O-antigen ligase family protein, giving the protein MLWRRFRSPAAWCETVDLLAILTVASLPWSTSLAAIFNVAFLVCMVPFLDVRAFLQSLKRPICAAPIAMVALALVGTLWSDAAWGARIYALSPTVKLLVLPVLLYHFERSPRGHWIFIAFLVSCALLSVMSWLVAFYPDLTLKPDHLERGIFVKNYIDQSQEFTLCAVALAYPIVTLLREKRYWLAGLLIALALGFFVNMAFVVVSRTALVTIPIMFGVFALLHLRWRSIAIISVALIVGAAVAWQASPYLRKTADTFVSDYTRYVEKGEPTSLGLRLEFWRKSLGFFAEAPIVGHGTGSTRRLFEQVATPSGQYQASAEVIGNPHNQTLNVAVQWGIIGVVVLYAIWILHLLLFRGDGLAHWIGLLVVVQNLFTSLFNSHLFDFHEGWMYVIGVGVAGGMVIRTQQAGAKMGEAGS; this is encoded by the coding sequence ATGCTGTGGCGGCGCTTTCGCAGCCCGGCGGCGTGGTGCGAGACGGTCGACCTGCTTGCGATCCTGACCGTGGCCTCGCTGCCCTGGTCGACCTCGCTCGCGGCGATCTTCAACGTGGCGTTCCTGGTCTGCATGGTGCCGTTTCTCGACGTCCGCGCCTTCCTGCAATCGCTGAAGCGTCCGATCTGCGCGGCGCCGATCGCGATGGTCGCGCTCGCATTGGTGGGCACGCTGTGGTCGGATGCGGCCTGGGGTGCGCGCATCTATGCGCTCAGTCCGACCGTCAAGCTGCTGGTGCTGCCGGTCCTGCTCTATCACTTCGAGCGATCGCCGCGCGGGCACTGGATATTCATCGCCTTCCTGGTGTCCTGCGCGCTGTTGTCGGTGATGTCGTGGCTGGTCGCCTTCTATCCCGATCTGACGCTCAAGCCCGACCACCTCGAACGTGGCATCTTCGTCAAGAACTACATCGACCAGAGCCAGGAATTCACGCTGTGCGCGGTCGCGCTGGCCTATCCGATCGTGACCCTGCTGCGCGAGAAGCGCTACTGGCTCGCCGGGCTATTGATCGCCCTGGCGCTCGGCTTCTTCGTCAACATGGCCTTCGTGGTGGTGTCGCGCACCGCGCTCGTCACCATTCCGATCATGTTCGGCGTGTTCGCGCTGCTGCACCTGCGCTGGCGCAGCATCGCGATCATCTCCGTCGCCCTGATCGTCGGCGCAGCCGTCGCCTGGCAGGCTTCGCCGTATTTACGCAAGACCGCCGACACCTTCGTCAGCGACTACACGCGCTATGTCGAAAAGGGCGAGCCGACCTCGCTGGGCCTGCGGCTCGAATTCTGGCGGAAATCGCTCGGCTTCTTCGCGGAGGCGCCGATCGTGGGGCACGGCACGGGCTCGACGCGCAGATTGTTCGAGCAGGTTGCCACCCCCAGCGGGCAGTACCAGGCTTCCGCCGAGGTGATCGGCAATCCGCACAACCAGACGCTGAACGTCGCCGTGCAATGGGGCATCATCGGCGTCGTTGTTCTCTACGCGATCTGGATCCTGCATCTGCTGCTGTTTCGCGGCGACGGGCTGGCTCATTGGATCGGGCTGCTGGTCGTGGTTCAGAACCTCTTCACCTCGCTGTTCAACTCCCATCTGTTCGACTTCCACGAGGGCTGGATGTACGTCATCGGCGTCGGCGTTGCCGGCGGCATGGTGATCCGGACACAACAGGCCGGGGCGAAGATGGGGGAAGCCGGTTCCTGA
- the waaF gene encoding lipopolysaccharide heptosyltransferase II has protein sequence MNSDSQFSGDADRSDTRPILIIPYMWIGDFVRNHTVIRVLKERWPNRPVDLLTTSLCAPLVDYMPGVREGIVWDLPRSQLAVGRQLGLAKLLRERNYGTALVLPRTWKAAIAPALAGVPERVGFVGEFRFGLLNRWRWGEKKLPRFIDKNAALAQPDGAPLPAEWPVPQLRVPAEEIVRWRQANGIRAGAAVALAPGSVGVSKRWTYYPEAARLLAERGLEVWVVGGPGEKGLAQEIVAAGGPGVRDLTGNDLRNGVLAMAAAGVAISNDSGLMHIAAALGTPTMGIFGPTSPYLWAPLNGLAATVVQDKSVLSCQPCQSTICRMNDHRCMRDIAASEVVAIAERVLGEAGVRAGT, from the coding sequence ATGAATTCAGATTCGCAATTTAGTGGAGATGCAGATCGGAGCGACACACGCCCGATCCTGATCATTCCCTATATGTGGATCGGCGATTTCGTCCGGAATCACACTGTTATCCGGGTCCTGAAGGAGCGCTGGCCCAATCGGCCGGTCGATCTGCTGACAACCTCGCTCTGCGCCCCGCTGGTCGACTACATGCCCGGCGTGCGCGAGGGCATCGTCTGGGACCTCCCCCGCAGCCAGCTGGCCGTTGGCCGTCAGTTGGGCCTGGCGAAGCTCCTGCGCGAGCGGAACTACGGCACGGCCCTGGTGCTGCCCCGGACCTGGAAGGCCGCCATTGCGCCCGCGCTGGCCGGCGTCCCCGAACGGGTCGGCTTTGTCGGCGAATTCCGGTTCGGCCTGCTCAACCGCTGGCGCTGGGGCGAGAAGAAGCTGCCCCGCTTCATCGACAAGAACGCCGCCCTCGCCCAGCCCGACGGCGCTCCCCTGCCGGCGGAATGGCCGGTGCCGCAACTCCGGGTGCCGGCCGAGGAGATCGTCCGCTGGCGGCAGGCCAATGGCATCCGTGCCGGGGCAGCCGTGGCGCTTGCCCCCGGCTCGGTCGGGGTGTCAAAACGCTGGACCTACTATCCGGAGGCCGCCCGCCTGCTGGCCGAGCGCGGGCTTGAGGTCTGGGTGGTCGGCGGCCCCGGCGAAAAGGGGCTGGCCCAGGAGATCGTCGCCGCCGGCGGCCCGGGGGTGCGGGACCTCACCGGCAACGATTTGCGCAACGGCGTCCTGGCCATGGCCGCGGCCGGTGTCGCCATCTCCAACGATTCCGGCCTGATGCACATCGCGGCTGCTCTCGGCACGCCCACCATGGGCATTTTCGGCCCGACCAGCCCCTATCTCTGGGCGCCGTTGAACGGTCTTGCCGCCACCGTGGTCCAGGACAAGAGCGTGCTCTCCTGCCAGCCCTGCCAGAGCACGATCTGCCGGATGAACGACCACCGCTGCATGCGGGATATCGCGGCGAGCGAGGTGGTGGCGATTGCGGAGAGGGTGCTGGGTGAGGCCGGAGTACGGGCTGGGACGTGA
- a CDS encoding nucleoside-diphosphate sugar epimerase/dehydratase, giving the protein MTRLSHLTLRNFMIALHDLLATAAALFVAFYLRFEGGDGFYDRLPLLFQILPYFLAFSVVVFFLFNLTTTKWRFISLPDALNIIRVATVLTVALLVLDYIFVAPNVRGAFFLGKVTIVLYWFLEISFLSALRMTYRYFRYTRVRRHARTADAAPTLLIGRAADAEVLLRGIESGAIKRIWPVGVLSPSTSDRGQLIRNVPVLGGIDDIEDVIADFAKRNKAIARLIMTPSAFEPEAHPESILMRARKLGVIVNRMPSLESGDTPRLTAVAVEDLLLRPSEAIDYARLEALIKGKAVLVTGGGGSIGSEICERVVAFGAARLLIVENSEPALYAVTEALAAHGAVAEIEGRIADIRDRERIMRLMADFKPDIVFHAAALKHVPILERDWSEGVKTNIFGSINVADAAHSAGAEAMVMISTDKAIEPVSMLGLTKRFAEMYCQALDHDLATGAGGPRPPMRLISVRFGNVLASNGSVVPKFKAQIEAGGPVTVTHPDMVRYFMTIREACDLVITAATHALGTERPDVSVYVLNMGQPVKIVDLAERMIRLSGLQPGYDIEIVFTGMRPGERLHEILFASEEPTREIGVAGIMAAQPNEPPMQTLRKWIAALEQAIARDDRATIRTILKDAVPEFGSTAA; this is encoded by the coding sequence ATGACGCGGCTTTCGCATCTCACCTTGCGCAATTTCATGATCGCGCTCCACGACCTGCTGGCGACCGCGGCGGCGCTGTTCGTCGCGTTCTATCTGCGTTTCGAGGGCGGCGACGGCTTCTATGACCGTTTGCCGCTGCTGTTCCAGATCCTGCCCTACTTCCTCGCCTTCAGCGTGGTCGTGTTCTTCCTCTTCAACCTGACCACCACGAAATGGCGCTTCATCTCGCTGCCTGACGCGCTGAACATCATCCGCGTCGCGACCGTGCTGACGGTGGCGCTACTGGTGCTCGACTACATCTTCGTCGCCCCCAACGTCCGCGGCGCCTTCTTCCTCGGCAAGGTGACCATCGTCCTCTACTGGTTCCTCGAGATCTCTTTCCTCAGCGCGTTGCGCATGACCTATCGCTATTTCCGCTATACGCGGGTGCGGCGCCATGCCCGCACCGCCGACGCCGCGCCAACGCTGCTGATCGGCCGCGCCGCCGATGCCGAGGTGCTGCTGCGCGGCATAGAGAGCGGGGCGATCAAGCGCATCTGGCCGGTCGGCGTCTTGTCGCCCTCGACGTCCGATCGCGGCCAGCTCATCCGCAACGTGCCCGTGCTGGGCGGCATCGACGACATCGAGGACGTCATCGCCGACTTCGCCAAGCGCAACAAGGCGATCGCGCGCCTCATCATGACGCCGTCGGCGTTCGAGCCGGAGGCGCATCCGGAATCGATCCTGATGCGAGCGCGCAAGCTCGGTGTAATCGTCAACCGCATGCCCTCGCTCGAGAGCGGCGATACGCCGCGCCTCACGGCCGTCGCGGTCGAGGACCTGCTGCTGCGGCCGAGCGAGGCCATCGACTATGCGCGGCTGGAGGCCCTGATCAAGGGCAAGGCGGTGCTCGTCACCGGCGGCGGCGGCTCGATCGGCTCGGAGATCTGCGAGCGCGTCGTCGCGTTCGGCGCCGCGCGGCTCCTGATCGTGGAGAATTCCGAGCCGGCGCTCTACGCGGTGACGGAAGCGCTCGCCGCGCACGGCGCGGTGGCCGAGATCGAGGGACGAATCGCCGACATTCGCGACCGCGAGCGCATCATGCGCCTGATGGCCGACTTCAAGCCTGATATCGTGTTCCATGCCGCCGCGCTCAAGCACGTGCCGATCCTGGAGCGCGACTGGAGCGAGGGCGTCAAGACCAACATCTTCGGCTCGATCAACGTCGCCGATGCCGCACACAGCGCCGGCGCCGAGGCCATGGTGATGATCTCGACCGACAAGGCGATCGAGCCGGTGTCGATGCTCGGCCTCACCAAGCGCTTTGCCGAGATGTACTGCCAGGCGCTTGACCACGATCTTGCGACAGGTGCCGGCGGCCCCAGGCCGCCGATGCGGCTGATCTCGGTCCGGTTCGGCAATGTGCTGGCGTCGAACGGTTCGGTGGTGCCGAAGTTCAAGGCCCAGATCGAGGCCGGCGGCCCCGTGACGGTGACCCATCCCGACATGGTTCGCTACTTCATGACCATCCGCGAGGCCTGCGATCTCGTCATCACGGCGGCGACGCACGCGCTCGGAACCGAGCGTCCCGACGTCTCGGTCTACGTGCTCAACATGGGCCAGCCGGTGAAGATCGTCGATCTCGCCGAGCGCATGATCCGCCTCTCGGGCCTGCAGCCCGGCTACGACATCGAGATCGTGTTCACCGGCATGCGGCCGGGCGAGCGCCTGCACGAGATCCTGTTCGCATCCGAGGAGCCGACCCGCGAGATCGGCGTCGCCGGCATCATGGCCGCGCAGCCGAACGAGCCGCCGATGCAGACGCTGCGCAAATGGATCGCCGCGCTGGAGCAGGCAATCGCGCGCGACGATCGGGCCACCATCAGGACGATCCTGAAGGATGCGGTTCCGGAATTCGGGTCGACCGCGGCCTGA
- the rfaD gene encoding ADP-glyceromanno-heptose 6-epimerase has protein sequence MLLVTGGAGFIGSNVVAALNEAGRSDVVVCDLLGNDGKWRNLAKRQLVDIVPPVELPDWLKGRKLDAMIHLGAISATTATDGDLVIETNFRLSMRLLDWCTTNMVPFIYASSAATYGDGETGFDDDGSVQALKKLRPMNLYGWSKHMFDLAVAERVARGETLPPQCVGLKFFNVFGPNEYHKGSMMSVLARRFDDVRAGRVVQLFKSHREGIADGDQHRDFIYVDDVVRVVMWLLATPSVSGLFNVGTGKARSFKDLMLAAYAALGTRPNIEYVDMPESIRGAYQYFTQSEVDRLHRAGYNGGFTTLEDAVKAYVGDYLDRPDRFR, from the coding sequence ATGTTGCTGGTGACCGGCGGGGCCGGTTTTATCGGATCGAATGTCGTCGCCGCGCTGAACGAGGCCGGCCGCAGCGACGTCGTGGTCTGCGATCTGCTCGGCAACGACGGCAAATGGCGCAACCTCGCCAAGCGGCAGCTTGTGGATATCGTCCCACCGGTCGAGCTGCCCGACTGGCTGAAGGGCCGCAAGCTCGACGCAATGATCCATCTCGGGGCCATTTCCGCGACCACCGCGACCGACGGCGACCTCGTGATCGAGACCAATTTCCGTCTGTCGATGCGTCTGCTGGACTGGTGCACCACGAATATGGTGCCGTTCATCTACGCCTCGTCGGCGGCGACCTATGGCGACGGCGAGACGGGCTTTGACGACGATGGTTCGGTGCAAGCGCTGAAGAAACTGCGGCCGATGAATCTCTACGGCTGGAGCAAGCACATGTTCGATCTCGCCGTCGCCGAGCGCGTCGCGCGAGGCGAGACGCTGCCGCCGCAATGCGTGGGCCTGAAATTCTTCAACGTGTTCGGCCCCAACGAATACCACAAGGGCTCGATGATGAGCGTGCTGGCGCGCCGCTTCGACGATGTCAGAGCGGGCCGTGTCGTGCAGCTGTTCAAGTCGCATCGCGAAGGCATCGCCGACGGCGATCAGCACCGCGATTTCATCTATGTCGACGATGTCGTGCGCGTCGTGATGTGGTTGCTGGCGACGCCGTCGGTGTCCGGCCTCTTCAACGTCGGAACCGGCAAGGCACGCAGCTTCAAGGACCTGATGTTAGCCGCCTATGCGGCACTCGGCACTAGGCCGAACATCGAATATGTCGACATGCCCGAAAGCATTCGCGGCGCCTACCAGTACTTCACCCAGAGCGAGGTCGATCGCCTCCACCGCGCCGGCTATAACGGTGGCTTCACGACGCTCGAGGACGCGGTGAAAGCCTATGTCGGGGATTATCTCGACCGGCCCGACCGCTTCCGCTGA